In the Balaenoptera ricei isolate mBalRic1 chromosome 1, mBalRic1.hap2, whole genome shotgun sequence genome, caactaaaggaattagaaaaagaacaaagccgaAAGTCagcagaaaggaggaaataatagaaatcagagagaaaaataaataaaagagacaaaaaaaaaaaaagccaatagaaaatatcagtgaaaccaatagctgtttttttttgaaaagataaacaaaattgatatgactttagccaggctcatcaagaaaaaaaaaaaaagagagagaagacccaaataagcaaaataagaaataaaagaggaaaaattaaaaataataccacaGGGATACAAACAATAGAGATTACTAAAAACAGTTATATGCCACAAATTGGAcaccctagaagaaatggacaaatttctgcCAAGAAtcagggagaaacagacaatctgaacagacttaTCACTACTACTGAAAatgaatttgtaaaaaaacaaacaaaaaacactcagcaaaacaaaagcccaggaccaagaacttcacaggggaattctaccaaacataaatAAGAGCTAATAACTAtacttctcaaaatattccaaaaaactgaagaggaaggaacactctcaaattcattctataaggtgtccattaccctgataccaaaactaaacaaagacactaatgaaaaagaaaattacagacgaaTATGTgtaatatctctgatgaataaagatacaaaaatcctcaacaaaatattagcaatcaaattcaataatatataaaaaggatcatataccatgattgagtgggatttattccagggacgcAATGATGGTTCAATGTtcgcaatcaatgtgatacaccacattaataaaaggaaggaaaaaaaatcacatgatcatctcaataaacacagaaaaagtatttgacaaaatccaacagccattcatgataaaaactctcaagttccccagcagtccagtggttaggatgcagcgctttcactgctgtggcctggttTCAATCAttcgttggggaactaagatcctgtgagACATGCAGCACagacaatcaatcaatcagtcaataaataaaattaaaaactctcatcaaaaatGGCATAGCGGGAACataacatgataaaggccatttatgacaaacacacagctaacatactcaatggtaaaaagctgaaagcttttcctctaaaaccaGGAAAAATACAAGGATAACCactccctttatttttatttaacatagtattgaaagtcctagccatagcaatcagacaagaaaatgaaataaaagtcatctaaattggaaaggaagaagtaaaactgtcactatttgcagatgacatgatactacatatagaaaaccctaaaaatctccactaaaaaactattagaataaataaattcagtaaatttgcagaatATAATATCAATACAAAGAaacttgttgcttttctatatactaacagtgaactatcagaaagagaaaatttttaaaaatcctgcttacaattgcatcaaaaaaaataaaatacctagtagtaagtttaaccaaggaggtgaaagacttgtactatGAAAGCtttaagacattaatgaaagaaattgaaacaaaacatataaaaggaaagatataccatgcctatggactgggagaactactatattgttaaaatgtccataccactcaaagtaacctacagattcaatgtaacccctatcaaaataccaatggcatttttctaagaattagaacaaataaagtttgtatggaaccacaaaagaccaaatagccaaagcaatcttgagaaagaagaacaaagctggtgatatcacacttcctgatttcaaaccatactacaaagctataaaaaTCAAAGCAATATTGTATttacacaaaaacagacagatcaatataacagaacagagagcccagaaataaacccacacacatatggtcaattaatctgacATAGGATGCAACAATATACAATGGGTAAAAGAAAGCCTGTTCAATAAattgtgttaggaaaactggacagctacatgcaaaagaaggaaactggaccactttcttataccatacacaaaaataaactcaaaacttaTTAGAGACTTATATATTAGACCTGAATCCATAGAACTTCTAGAAGGGTGGCAAACACTTTTTATCAGTCttagtaatatatttttggatttgtctcctcaggcaagggcaaaaaaaataaaaataaacaaatgggactacatcaaactaaaaagattttgcgggcttccctggtggtgcagtggttgggagtctgcctgccggtgcgggggacacgggttcgagccctggtctgggaggatcccacatgccgcggagcggctaggcccgtgagccacaactgctgagcctgcgcgtctagagcctgtgctccgcaacgggagaggccgcgacggtgagaggcccacgcaccgcgatgaggagtggcccccacttgccgcggctggagagggccctcgcacagaaatgaggacccaacacagccaaaatagataaataaataaataaaaagattttgcacagcaaaaagaAGCCAtctaaatgaaaaggcaacctactaaatgggagaagatatttgccaaTGATATGTCAGATAAGaggttaaaatgcaaaataaagaacTCAcaaaactcaatataaaaaaaaaggaatccaattaAAAACAGAAGACCTAAGAACTTGTTTTTCCTAAGAAGGCATTCAGATGGAAAACagacacaaatgaaaagatgctccccagtgctaatcatcagggaaacacaatcaaaaccagaatgagatagTACCTCCAACCTcttagaatgactatcatcaaaaacacaacaaataacaggtattgtcaaggatgtggagaaaagagaaccgtTGTGTACTGTAAATggtaatataaattggtgcagtcactatggaaaacactatggaggttcctcacaatatttaaaaaagaactaccatacaatccagcaattccatttctgggtatttgcccaaagaaaataaaaataataattcaaaaatatatatgcacctctaGGTTTATTGCAGCATTTACAACATCCACGTTGTGGAAACTCtccatcaatagatgagtggataaagaagatgtgttatatctatatacaatggaatattattcagccattaaaaaaatgaaatcttgccatttgggacaTCTTGGACAGATCTAAacagtattatgctaagtgaaataagtcagatagagaaagacaaataccatatgatttcacttacatgtggatctaaaaaccaaatgaaataagaaaacaaaacaaaacagaaacatactcatagatatagagaacaaactgatgATTACCAGGGTGTGGGGGAAGGGGCAAGggttgggtgaaataggtgaagaggattaagaagtacaaacttctagttataaaataagtaaatcacaGGAAGGTAACgcacagcataaggaatatagtaaataatactgtaataactttgtatggtgataaATGTttactagacttattatggttatcattttgtattggatttaaatgtcaaatcaatatgttgtacacctgaacctaacaaAATACTGTacataactatacttcaataatatttttaatgtcttgGTAATGTGTATTGTTCATTGTtcaagctggttttttgaaaagatcaagagAAAGAGACCTCAGTAAAActgatcaaagaaaaaaaaagaaatatacaaataaataaaatacaggggGAAAACAGCAAACAACTATAAATACAACAGAGATTCAAATGATGATATTGTGAGCACCTACATATTAATAACTTTGAGACCTAGAAGTAATAGAAGATGTGAAGTGCCAAAATTagttcaagaagaaaaagaggaaaggaataggcaaataaatacttttaaaaggtgAAGTCTAAGCTAAAGACCtccctttcaaaaaaaattatactccCCATGTTCAGATTGTTTTAGGGATGAATTCTGCCAAAATTCTAAGAATTAGCTATTTTCTAAATTGTACAAACTTttcaagagaagagagaaagtaaaaACCACCAGACTAATTTCACAAGGCAATAAtaatcaatattttctttaaaaccaaattaaaatgataagaaattaaagtaataatattaaatgtaGATGAAAAATCTATATAAAATTTTAGCAAAATGGTTAAACATAAATGCAACCTGATGATAGGGCAATTATGCAGTTTTAAAgatcttttctttgaaaaatgcacactgaagcattttttaatgaaataataaaatgtatggaATTTGCTTGAAATGATCCATTTTGTGGGATGTGAAGAAGGGGCAAAAGATGAAGCAAGATGAACTATGagttaataatttttgaatttaggTGGTGGGTAAATAGAAGATGGTTATACTcttctctctattttttatttttaattttgcatgaaaaatttaaaaaaaatgattatgtGCAGGTTATTTCAGTATTGAAAGAGTGGTttcaaaaaaaatctgagaaatggggcttccctggtggcgcagtggttgagaatctgcctattaatgcaggggacacgggttcgagccctggtctgggaagatcccacatgccacggagcaactgggcccgtgagccacaactactgagcctgcgtgtctggagcctgtgctctgcaacaagagaggccgcgatagtgagaggcctgcgcaccgcgatgaagagtggcccccgcttgccgcaactagagaaagccctcgcacagaaacgaagacccaacacagccaaaataataataataataataatattccgGTGGGGGTTGGGAGTTGggagttgggggttggggggaggggggaggggggaggggaaaaaggTGAAGAGGGGGAGGTGGCCGGGGAAAGGGGTCGGGGCTTGGCGGGGGCATCCGGCGGAGCTGGGGGTCCCCGGACTCCGTCCGGAGGAAGCCAGACTGCGCCCGCTCGGGCAGTCGGAGGGAACGGGACGGgaccggcgggcgggcgggctcgCCCTCTCGGTGACTGCGCCGTCCGGGCCCGTCCTGCCTGGCCGCAGGTGCCCCTGGATGAGGCCGCCCGGCGCGCCCCGACCGGTCTTACAATCAATGGATAAAGTGGGGAAAATGTGGAATAACTTCAAATACAGGTGTCAGAATCTCTTCAGTCATGAGGGAGGAAGCCGTAGTGAAAATGTGGATATGAACTCCAACAGATGTTTGTCTGTCAGAGACAAAAACATCTGTATAGGAGACTCAGCTCCTCAGCAACAAAGCAGTCCCTTAAGAGAAAATGTTGCCTTACAACTGGGGTTATTTAAGCCCTTCAAAGAATTCTTCGAGGAGAAACCAAAACTGTGCCACTGAAATTCCTCAGATTGTTGAAATAAGCATTGAAAAGGATAATGACTCATGTGTCACCCCAGGAACAAGACTTGCAAGAAGAGATTCCTACTCTCGACATGCTCCTTGGGGTGAGAAGAAGAAACATTCCTGTTCTACAAAGACACAGAGTTCACTGGATACTGATAAAAACTTTGGTAGAACTCGAAGTGGACTTCAAATGAGAGAGAGGCGATACGGTGTAAGCTCTATGCACGACATGGACAGCGTTTCCAGCAGAGCCGTAGGAAGTCGCTCTCTGAGACAGAGGTTGCAGGATACTGTGGGCTTGTGTTTTCCCATGAGAACTTACAACAAGCAGTCAAAGCCCCTCTTTTCTAATACAAGAAAAATACACCTTTCTGAATTAATGCTTGAGAAATGCCCTTTTCCTGCTGGCTCGGATTTGGCCCAAAAATGGCATTTGATTAAATAGCATACAGCCCCTGTGAGCCCACATTCAACATTTTTTGATACATTTGATCCATCCTTGGTTTCTACAGAAGATGAAGAAGATAGGCTTCGAGAAAGAAGGCGGCTTAGTATTGAAGAAGGGGTTGATCCCCCTCCCAACGCACAAATACATACGTTTGAAGCCACTGCACAGGTTAACCCGTTATATAAACTGGGACCAAAGTTAGCTCCTGGAATGACTGAAATAAATGCGAAAATTCTGCAATTCCACAAGCTAACTGTGACTCTGAAGAGGACACAACCACGCTATGTTTGCAGTCACGGAGGCAGAAGCAACGTCAGGTATCTGAAGACAGCCATGCCCACGTTAGCAGACAGGGAGCTTGGAAAGTCCATACACAGATTGATTACATACACTGCCTTGTGCCGGATTTGCTTCAGATCACAGGTAATCCCTGTTACTGGGGAGTGATGGACCGTTACGAAGCAGAAGCCCTTCTGGAAGGGAAACCTGAAGGTACATTTTTGCTCAGGGACTCTGCGCAGGAGGACTACCTCTTCTCTGTGAGCTTCCATCGCTACAACAGATCCCTGCATGCCCGAATCGAACAGTGGAATCACAACTTTAGTTTTGATGCTCACGACCCGTGTGTGTTTCACTCCTCCACTGTAACAGGACTTTTGGAACATTACAAAGACCCCAGTTCTTGCATGTTTTTTGAACCATTGCTTACGATATCACTAAATAGGACTTTCCCTTTTAGCCTGCAGTACATCTGCCGTGCAGTCATCTGCAGATGCACTACGTATGATGGAATTGATGGGCTCCCTTTACCGTCAATGttacaggattttttaaaagagtatcaTTATAAACAAAAAGTTAGAGTTCGCTGGCTAGAACGAGAACCAGTCAAGGCAAAGTAAACCCTCCTGTCCCCAAAGGGCATTAACTAGATCTGCTTTTATGTGCGTCGGGCAGTACACCTCTAGCAAGCACACATATCAGTGTTAGGTTTTTTTCAGTACAGTATGTAAGCTTAGTGTTAGTATTTGTCAGGTGCAATCTGCTGTTACTTACTCAGATAAACGTGGTGTCTATTGAGACAACAGAGGATACAGCTACAGGTGTTCAGTAAGGCTACAAAAACATTCTGCCGATTTAGCTGACAGTTTGGTTTTTAATGGCTGTAGTAACTGAGTGAAGCAACTCTGGGGCATTTGATATGAAGAATTCTATTTCTTACTGAagaacaaattattaatattgGATGAATATTTCAACAGCGTGACTAatgtttgaaattattattttttctaagaatttttctataACCTCCCAAAAGTAGTGAtgtttatagttactataaattAAGCTTTGGAAGTCCAAAAAATAAAGACTGCcttccttttagaaaaaaaatgcaatttctgGCCACAAGGGCATAGTGCAGTTCACTTAAGTGTTGATATAGTTTATAGTCAGTCTccttttctcttctgcaaaaGGTACTGTTAAGTAAACCAGGTTTTCTAAGTAGTAGTTCTTAAAATTTCAGACTTATGAAAAGTTGGTAGTAGAATTTTATTTAAGGCCTTaggtattcattttttaatgagtGCTTTAACATAACACATTGGGAATAGCTGCTGCAAAGTAGGCCTGGCgtgtgatttttttaagttgatatgTGCAGTCAAATCGCTGATTCATTAAAGGTGGATCTTTTTCTATGCCCGTGATGAGTTTGTgaactgtgaagaaaatgagactaAAAGATACCCAAACAAGTCAGATAATACTACAGTGATTGCTGATTGTTGAGATTATTGTTAAACTGTAATTCATAATTTGGATGGCAGTATTTATCTCTTTGTTGTAAAGTCTCATAGCTGAATTGCTTAAGTACAAGTTATAGAATTTCAGTGCActtaatttttaatggaaaatcttAAACCTAAATTGCTGATTTAAAAGGTACTGTACAACCATTTTATCTGTAAATAACTTTACTTAGCACCTTTTTGTCACTTAGAATAGTATGCAATACTACTTGAGTGAGCTATTTTGGAAGTAATACCAAGTTCTAGTGTTTGCTTCTTAGTATTGGACTGAATTTACAGTTCCATCCTGGACATTTTGCACTAAAGTAGTCgaatccattcttctgtctttttGTTAACGTGCTCTGTACCACTGGTGAGTGCTCCTTAGTTTCCTTACCTGCTGCTACAGAAAGTTCTTTTACATCCCAATGGCTACCGCCAaggccacaaaaaagaaaagctatattTGTATGCAACACTAACCCTTTGACTGCTAATGTATGTTTCCGCTTGCTGTGCCTTGTTACGGCTGCTTTTTTGTGCTAATAAAGTACATTTGGTGCTCTccttgtaaaaaaataataataataaattaattaattaaaaaaatatatagtcagcccctctctctttaaaaaataaaaaatcagagaaatgtaTATAATCCGAGAAATGTAATGCATAGAAATATCATATCACCATGTCATGCACCAGGAATGAACATaggttgtaggtcaattatatttcaaaaacaaacaagcaaacaaactcatagtaaaaaagatcagatttgtggttaccagagtcaGGGAGGAGGACTGgataaaggcagtcaaaaggtacaaacttccagttagaaaaataagtactagggatgtaatgtacaacatgacaaatataattaacactgttgtatgttatataagaaagttaagagagtaaatgctAAGAGTTCTCTtcacaagaaaaaacaattttttccttttctttattttgtatctaCATTAGATGATAATGTTCCCTAACCttgttgtggtaatcatttcatgatatatgtaagtcaaatcgttatacatacaccttaaacttacacagcgctgtatgtcaattaagtcttgataaaactggaaagaaaaaagtcatagAAATCTATATATGTAATTCACAacataatagaattaaaaataaaaatatgattctttcaattgatgcagaaataGTATTTGACCTCCATTTATgatgacatattttttaaaatattcttatcaAAGTAGGAAACCAGTcaacttttttaactttttaagggtAATATCACAAGAACCTATAACAACATTATATTTAATGGAGAATTTTAGGTATTTTCCCTATAAAACTGGGAGCAAGAAAAGGAAGTCACCATTAGCAATACAATTTTTAACacagtactagaagtcctagccaacacaataaggaaagaaatgaggacataagagaaataagatattctgaaaaagaaacaaaaactgtcattatttgcagacaGATgtaaaagagaattcagcaagttTAGAGGGTTCAAGATCAATAATAAAAATCTACAGGATTTTAATatcataaagatgtcagttctcccccacattaatctataaattcaataaaaTCTCATTCAAAATATCAGCTGGAATTTTGAGAAACTCTATAAACATTTGAGATCgtatatgaaaaattaaagacccacaaatatttaagacaaccctgaaaaaaagaagtttaaatgaTAGAAGCAGAGAGTTACTCTATCAGATATTTAAAATAGTCCTAACGCCATAGCAATAAAAACAAGGTGATATTGGCACAAGAACCAAATATGGACAATGGAACAGCATTGCTACATTGAGAACAATGGTAGTTGAGAGAGAGAGCCATGTATGTATGAGAACTTAATGCATGATAAAGATGGCAGCAcgaatgaaaatggaaagaatgcTGTTTACTGAGTAACGCTGGGGCAAGTAGCTCAGCACATAGAGAAAACTAAAACTGGATCTCTACTTAATATCTCATTCAAAGCTGGAAAGCGGATGGATTAAAGATTTCAATGTAAACAGTATATTTATAGAAGTTAAGCAGAAAAAAACTGTAGGAGAATATCTATGTAGCCTGAGTGtgaaggatttcttaaacaaaactTCCAAAGCACAaattatgaccaaaaaaaaagttttccatgaaaattaaatatttttctcttcaacaAAGGGTATCACAAAGTTAATAAAGAGATAATAAATTAGGAGAATATGTTTCCAACATCTCAACCCCTCCCAAAAAAATTCTATCTGAAATATGTAAGGAACTTCTGCAAGTCaacattaaaatacacacacacgcacacacgcacacacacacacacacacagatcaatttgcaaatgggcaaaggataggAACACACAATTCACAGGGAGGaaacctaaatgaccatcaaaTATATGAAGCCATGCTCAAAATCAGTAGTAATCAGAAAACTGTAAATTAGAGCAACAACAAGATGTCATTTTATAACAATTAAAGTAGCAAGGATTAGAAAGCTGGTTAATGCCAGTGTTAGTGAAGGTGTGGGATCATAAGAACACTTGATCTCTGTGCAAGGGTATTCAGTAAAGCATGGCTTGAGATGGTAAGCAGTTAGAGATcatctaagtgcccatcaatgggaGAGTGGATAGGCAAACTGTGGTATGATATTTATTAAGGGGCTAATATTATTAGTATGATATTCTTTGCCTAAATGAATGTATTTCATGCAATAAGTTAGAAGCAGtactgtttatatacatataataacatggatggatctgaaAACAGTTCTGctacatatataacataatacaatttatgtaaatttaaaatacatgtgtACAAaacaataa is a window encoding:
- the LOC132352917 gene encoding LOW QUALITY PROTEIN: suppressor of cytokine signaling 5-like (The sequence of the model RefSeq protein was modified relative to this genomic sequence to represent the inferred CDS: inserted 1 base in 1 codon; deleted 1 base in 1 codon; substituted 1 base at 1 genomic stop codon), encoding MRPPGAPRPVLQSMDKVGKMWNNFKYRCQNLFSHEGGSRSENVDMNSNRCLSVRDKNICIGDSAPQQQSSPLRENVALQLGYLSPSKNSSRRNQNCATEIPQIVEISIEKDNDSCVTPGTRLARRDSYSRHAPWGEKKKHSCSTKTQSSLDTDKNFGRTRSGLQMRERRYGVSSMHDMDSVSSRAVGSRSLRQRLQDTVGLCFPMRTYNKQSKPLFSNTRKIHLSELMLEKCPFPAGSDLAQKWHLIKXHTAPVSPHSTFFDTFDPSLVSTEDEEDRLRERRRLSIEEGVDPPPNAQIHTFEATAQVNPLYKLGPKLAPGMTEINXENSAIPQANCDSEEDTTTLCLQSRRQKQRQVSEDSHAHVSRQGAWKVHTQIDYIHCLVPDLLQITGNPCYWGVMDRYEAEALLEGKPEGTFLLRDSAQEDYLFSVSFHRYNRSLHARIEQWNHNFSFDAHDPCVFHSSTVTGLLEHYKDPSSCMFFEPLLTISLNRTFPFSLQYICRAVICRCTTYDGIDGLPLPSMLQDFLKEYHYKQKVRVRWLEREPVKAK